The genomic DNA agttttttatatcgactatgcattccattagtttttcaaattggtgtgtttcaccgggctgcgaagaaatatagagctgagtatcatcagcataacagtggaagctaacaccatgtttcctgatgatatctcccaagggtaacatataaagcgtgaagagtagcggccctagtactgagccttgaggtactccatactgcacatgtgatcaatatgatacctcttcattcactgctacgaactgatggcagtcatataagtaagatttaaaccatgctaatgcacttccattaatgccaacaaagtgttcaagtctatgcaaaagaatgttgtggtcaattgtgtcaaacgcagcactaagatcaaataaaactaatagagagatacacccacgatcagatgataagagcagatcatttgtaactctaaggagagcagtctcagtactatgatacggtctaaatcctgactggaaatcctcacatataccatttttctctaagaaggaatataattgtgaggataccaccttttctagtatcttggacagagaagggagattcgagattggtctataattaactagttctttggggtcaagttgtggttttttgatgaggggcttaataacagccagtttgaaggttttggggacatgtcctaatgacaatgatgaattaataatagtcagaagaggatctatgtctGTAcatatgtctgtctctctgtctctctgtctgcctgctgtctctctgtctgtttgtctgtctgtctctctgtctgcttgTCTGTTTTCAGGGCTTTTTGTCTTTATTGACAAATGGGACAGTAGGGTGGCGGGGGGTATGAGTGTGACTTGAACCTGGATTCCTGTGAACCTACTGCTCCTATATTTCATGGTATTCTGTATGGCTTTTTATGCATTTGTACaacatttaaagtaaaatgtaacTGCCTCTAAAAACACACCTGGCCTCTAGATGCCCCGAGTTAAAATCTGGTTAGTGGTTTGGGGACAGATTTATTGAGAAATGTCCCCAGATGTCAGCTAAGTACAGCTCCAGTTGGCTCACACTCAAAAATTGAAAAGagtttcataaataaaataaatatgtcttTTGAAGTTTAGTTATATCATTATAATCGGCTTTACATATAAACAATACAAGTCTATGGTACACAAACCTCTGTATATACACCATGACTGAAGTGGAGCATTATGGGGGATCCCTGTAAACCCTAATGATACGTTTCATGAGAAATGACCCACATTCTCTTAACTAAGCTGATATATCCATTTAGGCAGAACGGAAGCAAATGTATTTTTGGTACATGCTGGATGAAATCTGCTGGACAGATATATGCAGAAATGCCTCTTACATAACAGCCATGACAGACGGATCCGTAGGTTTTTCACATTTCCCATGAGATTTTTCTCATACAGTAGTTTTCTGACTCCCAGAGTGTCCATGAGGTCAAGTCCAGGAACATTTGGACCCTGGAATGACTGTTGGGTTTGGatgaaaaatatatgttttacatTTAGAAGCATCGCCTACATTTCCCACAGATATGGCGAGTGGTTCGTTAAATTCTGCCAGCGGCAGGTCACCCTGTGACGGGCCGTTCATGCCGTGTTTGTTAGTGGTTTTGGCCCCGTTTCCCATGTTTAGGTGCGTGTGTCTGTATGCCAGCCTGCGGTTGCTGGAAcatgcgtgtctgtgtgtgtgttgtttttggaATGCAGAAAGGGGCAAGGCCGTTACTCAATTGCCAAACCAATCACAATCTTCAACAGCAGTCTGTGTGGGTGACAGTGAGAGTATAAACACACCGGTGAGCAGAGGGATAACAGACACAAGAGACCAGCATCACCATCAACTGACTCAAGAACAAACCCAGACCTGAAGAGCCATGAAGACTCTGAGTCTCCTGAGTGTCTGCGCTCTGCTGTCTGTCTGCGCATCTATGGGAGGTGAGGCATGCTCATGATAACATCactgtgactgaagtgtgtgtgtgtgagctcttatcagtgtgttgtgtgtgtgtctagtgTACACAGAGGCCGATCCCGCAGATGAACCTGCAGCCGAGGTGGTGCTTCCTCCAACCGGAGCTCCAGCTGATTCTGACTCTTCCTCAGCATCCTCATCTGCCTCAGACTCCGACTCCGCTTCCTCTGAGTCCGACTCCACATCTGACTCCGCATCCGACTCTGCATCTGACTCCGCGTCTGATTCCGCATCAGATTCTGCCTCAGATTCTTCATCTTCCTCATCTGAATCAAACTCTGTCAGTGCTGAAGGTGAGGAACAGCCCGTCTCGTGTGTTTCATCCACAGGTTAAGAGTTTGTGATTATATTTCTTGAACTGAGAGAGTTTTTGTGTGTCTCCAGGAACTCCTGCCCCTCACGTACTGCTGAAGAGAGACGTGGCTGCTTCACTGCTGCGCCACCGGAGAGCCGGAGCTCCTGCAGCCAAACTGAGTCTTCAGCAGCTGGAGAggtccatcacacacacacacacacacacacacacacacacacacatgcagtcaaACCAAAAAGTATTCTGACACCAGAtgtaattgtttatatttttgacTAGTGTGTGCAGGACGCTATGGATCATTCATGTAAGTGAGGACAGCTAaacaaagtaaactgtgacatattatacccagacgttcttcatacagtggactaccagtaaaactgataaaTATTTGGGAGCAaacattattcagacactttgacctgaccttattttgcttaagtgttttttctttaattgctaatgcgaTCTTTTTACATCAcaaactgaacaaaatgaagcattgcttggtaattggttgaGCTAAATTGGTTTTATCTAATTGTGTTCTTAAATTTAACGGATGACAGATATTCAACTGAGTTCATTACAACCCTTTCTAtcagttatctgacattatcaagatgaatttgttctgacaaatTTAACTCTGAGCTCTTcttatattttattaccattgtcTAAACTATAGTGAATACACTTGTGAGAAATGTTAAAGATGTCTGagtaaattttggtttgactgtagcTCCTCTGATGCTCATCAGTGTCTGTCATTTGATTATTGATAACTGATGAAGAAACGTGTGTGTTGTGATTCTCATGCTGGTTTATGTCTCTCTGTCCTTCAGTTTGCGAGAGGTCTGTGAAGTGAATCTGGCCTGTGAACACATGGCTGAAACCGCTGGGATCATAGCGGCTTATACTGCATATTATGGACCAATCccttactaacacacacacacacacacacacacacacacacacacacacacacacacacacacacacacacacacacacacacacacacacacacacacacacttttacttagctatctaaatggggacattaGATAGACTtctacagtttttatatacagacaGTTATAGATTTTATAACCCAAACCCAACCCTaactttctgttttaaaaaaacaacaaaaaaaacctttgtttactttaattttataCAAGTTTGAGGACATCCCCAAAGGTGATTTTGCCTGCTTTTGGGTACAAAAGTGTCCCCAAAATATGATTAAGGAGGCACATAaacactctgaaacacacacatacacatacacacacacacacacacacacacgcgcgctttACATTGACCTCTGATGTCTTCATACTGATATATTGATACACTATCACAAACACTcctgtatttttgttcattttttccccaagacatttattttttctttatttttatcccAGACAACATAATGTAGTTGATTTCAGGTTTTGTTGTCCTTTCACTGGGAGAAATCAGTGAAATATGATCTTTCATGTTCATATGCCAGTGATTGAGATGTTATAGTGCAATTAGACTCAGATTCCTCAGTGTTAGTGATATGTTTAACTCCTCTATATTATGCCTGTGTATAGATATGAAACATAAAATTAGACACGTTAAATAGATTGTTGAAGTAGTAAATGattctttttgttagtttttgtgaATCAAAGGTGCTATTTCCCACACTGACTGAAGGCAGAATCATTTTTCCTGTCATGTTCTGTAAATAAAACACAGAAGCTGTTCATTTATATGTTTCCTGAAGctgttgacatttttgtcaatttttatttaactgtGCACATAATACTTGTATAGAGAATATGCTAtgataaatatacaatatataagaGCCAGAGTGTCTGATCAATTATTTCTTGTGTTATGATTCATTTTAAAGGACAGGGCctatattcacaaaacatcttaacttaccactaagagttctcctaaatagCAGTAAGAGTTTGTAGCTGAGAGTTTTCTCTTAAAACCTCTTCACAAACCTGCTGAAACAAACTTGTGCTAATGAATAGAGAGAAGTGTTAATCTCAGAGTAAGGGGGCGGGGCTGAGCTCATTGCTATGGATGAAGTTTGCATGCTCATTAACTATGCacactaatggattgcatagtcgatataaaaaactggatgacgagtaatttcttactgctaaattctgataaaacagaggtgttaattataggacctaaaaactctgcatgtaataacctagaacactgtcttagacttgatggttgctctgtcaattcttcgtcatcagttaggaacctaggtgtgctacttgatcgcaatctttccttagaaagccacgtttctagcatttgtaaaactgcatttttccatctcaaaaatatatctaaattacagcctatgctctcaatgtcaaatgcagaaatgttaatccatgcatttatgacctcaaggttagattattgtaatgctttattgggtggttgttctgcacgcttagtaaacaaactacagctagtccaaaatgcagcagcaagagttcttactagaaccaggaagtatgaccatattagcccggtcctgtcaacactgcactggctccctatcaaacatcgcatagattttaaaatattgcttattacctataaagctctgaatggtctagcacctcagtatttgaatgagctccttttacattataatcctctacgtccgctacgttctcaaaactcaggcaatttgataatacctagaatatcaaaatcaactgcaggcggcagatccttttcctatttggcgcctaaactctggaataacctacctaacattgttcgggaggcagacacactcttgcagtttaaatctagattaaagacccatctctttaacctggcatacacataacatactaatatgcttttattatccaaatccgttaaaggatttttaggctgcattaattaggtaaaccggaaccgggaacacttcccataacacccgatgtacttgctacatcattagaagaatggcatctacgctaatattagtctgtttctctcttgttccgaggtcaccgtagccaccagatccagtctgtgtccagatcagagggtcactgcagtcacccggatccagtacgtatccagaccagatgctggatcagcacctagaaaggacctctacatccctgaaagacagcggagaccaggacaactagagccccagatacagatcccctgtaaagaccttgtctcagaggagcaccaggacaagaccacaggaaacagatgattcttctgcacaatctgactttgctgcagcctggaattgaactactggtttcgtctggtcagaggagaactggccccccaactgagcctggtttctcccaaggtttttttctccattctgtcaccgatggagtttcggttccttgccgctgtcgcctctggcttgcttagttggggtcacttcatctacagcgatatcattgacttgattgcaaataaatgcacagacactatttaactgaacagagatgacatcactgaatccaatgatgaactgcctttaactatcatttttgcattattgacactgttttcctaatgaatgttgttcagttgctttgacgcaatgtattttgtttaaagcgctatataaataaaggtgacattgacattgacattgacacacagtgattggctgacagTCTCTGTCAGAGATTCATTGAATTACACAATATTATGTTGcaacattcaaataaataaaattgtttaaagtgtcactaattaaacaagtatatgttCAGCTAATTGACAGCCTCTATGTGCTTCTCATAAACAATTAGCAGATATGCATATAAACAACCTTTTAATTAACAGAGTGGATAATCATGGCTGATAGTGAGACATGCAAATGTAAAAGAAAACCAACCTGGACTCAAGAACAGCTGTTACTTCTTTCCCAGCTGCTTAAGGAAAACAAAGATATAATCAAAGGAAAATCTGGAGTTGGGATACCCTccaaaaccaaagaaaaaataaataaataataataataataaaacgtgtGCAaataatgtttctaaaatgtttatgttCTGAGGCATTCTATCCCTGCAGAAAAAAtcaatagaaaccatcacagaatGTGTAATGTTTAGTTATAATGGGACTTGTATTGGTTTGAATGGAGACTGTAATGGTTCCTGTGGGTCTCTACTGGTGATCGGTCACCTTCTGTTGGTGTCTTGTTCAAACCAATACATCCTCATGGAATATGgcccaaaacacactacagaaaaccattgtttaatgtttttacttGTTAAAATTTAATACAGAAAATCTCTCCTGTTCAGACAGCACatcacatgtcccaccagagacagtaatatattggatcactgttacaccacaataaaagatgcacatcactctgttccacgagcagctttgggacgctctgatcactgtttggttcatcttataccgacctacaggcagaaactaaaatcagctaaacctgtattaaggactgtcaaagatggactaatgaagccgagcaggatttacaatcttgttttgacctcactgattgtgTGTtcgaagctgctgccaccgatctggaggacctcacagagaccgtaacatcatatatcagtttctgtgaagacGTGCatgtgaggctgggaaaatacacatctaaCACCCGTATAATCAGCACCGGTgttccccagggctgtgttctctccccactgctcttctccctgtacactaatgattgcacatctaaggacccccctgtcaagctcctgaagtttgcagatgacaccacgctcatcggcctcattcaggacggtgacgagtctgcttacagacaggaggttaaagagctggctgtccggtgcactctcaacaacctggagcttaacacgctcaaaacagtggagatgactgtggacttcaggagaaacccccctgcactccccccactcaccatcatgaacagcactgtgactgcagtggagtcattcaggttcctgggtaccactatctctcaggacctgaagtgggacattcacattgactccattgagaaaaaggcccagcagaggttgtacttccttcgccagctgaggaagtttaacctgccacaggatctgctgaaacagttctactccaccatcatcgaatccatcctctgcacttcagtaactgtctggttcagctcagcttctaaatcggacctcagaagactacagagggtagtccggactgctgagcgaatcatcggctcaactctcccatctattcaagaactgtacttatccagagtgagcaaaagggctggcgaaatcactctggacccctcacatccagcacaatccatctttgaactgttgccatctggtcgacgctacagagcactgactCGTTCTCAGAGTTTTCTCTTAAAACCTCTTCACAAACCTGCTGAGACAAACTTGTGCTAATGAATAGAGAGAAGTGTTAATCTCGGAGTAAGGGGACGGGGCTGAGGGACACTCACGATCCACGAATCCTCGTCTCACAGCagcaggaagaagaagaagagcaagAAGAAGAAAGAGCACGACCGTTCACGAGAGAAAAAACACAGTGAAGCAGCCAAGAGAACGACGGCAGGTACGAACGAACGCAGCGCTTCTGAACGTCCTGTAATGCTCtggtgtgacctttgacctctctgTCCTCAGCCAATGACAGCACGGAATGGAGTGCTTGCACTACAGATCACCACAGCCATGaggagaagaagaggaagagagaggacGGAGGCAGACGCAAGAGCAAAGACAAGGTGAAGAGAGGCACGGAGACACATCAGaaacacagagagtgtgtgtgtgtgtgtgtgtgtgtgtgtgtgtgttagtgactgagtgtgtgtgtgtgtgtgtgtgtgtgtgtgtgtgtgtgtgtgtgtgtgtgtgtgtgtgtgtgtgtgagtatgagtgtgtgtttgtgtgtgtgtgtgtgtgtgtgtgctgtcactGATGATGGGCTGGTGGTCTCAGGTGTGGCGAGAGTGATCTGAGTACCTGCAGCGGGATCAGATGTAGTCTGAGAGCAGCAAACATGTCAAACAGCAGCATGCGTCCCGAGCGCTCCAGGATGGTGACAGGGTCAAAGGTCAGCAGCTGTCCATCAGTCAGATGCAGCTCAGCGCTGTCACTGAAGTGTTTGGTGTTGGTGTTCAGGCGTGGCTCCTGCAGGAGGCGCTGTGGTGCTGAAGAGAGAGGAAGTAGCAGCAGATCACAGCCACATCATCCCCGACCAGAGACCCAGACCTGGACCCCATCGACACCGCCGCACACTGaggagctcacacacacacacagtagggATGTGGATCTCAATAACTGAGGCCAAAGCGTTACACATCTCGATGATACGATACATTAAAGACACATATGGAGCAGGTGCTGATGGGCTGTGATCCATTCACACTGTGATTCAATCCAGTATGATGCAATGATAAACAATGGTGCTATGCAATGTAGagagtttgtttttatttctttggtTCAGACAGACAGCCAATCACAAATGATTAAACTCTGCTGTTTCATGATGAGCCATTATAAAAGCATCTAGAGCGGATCCTTACTGCGCTCCGTATGCTTCGGCACGATGGCCAGTGTTTGATTCTTGGATCAGTTTCATGAAACAGCTGCTGGACAACATCGCCTACGTGATGCCGGGTCTGTGATCCTCCTGACGTCCCTCAGCGTCTCCTCAAACCATCCACTGCTCCGTCCTGCACTGGATCAtctcacacacacttcagcttctAACCTGCGCTCCATGCTTATCTGATCTAATGTTGAgtttgtatttcagttttttcctcaataaaatacattttagtatgttCTTTTAACCCTGGAGTGGGCCGTTTTTTAGGAATCGATCAGAAACGAGTGATTCACAGTGTGAAGCGTTCTCAGCGCTACAGACATCAGCGTGAATGTCTTCTAAAGTCAAGTCTCAAACTAGACAGAACTCAACTCATGAAGtgtctggatgtgaaagtaagaaGTTGAGCTTCTCTTCTGCTGAACCCAAAGCCTTCTCTGCTCTCGGGTTTAGAGGTTTTCAGCTGCCCAAGGTTACAAACTTTAACAACTGAACACCATCAAACCAGTTTAGCAGTGTTCAGACTCAGTGGAGCGGCTGCATCTTCCTCCACCCACGAGACGAGGCTGTGTGTGACATCTCTGACaccagaggacacacacacactcggatcAGCAGAGAgagacggacacacacacacacacatggattcCTCTGATCAGGGTAAGACTGTACGATCACACTCTTCCTCACATCTTCATCTTCTGTAGCACAACAAGAGCTTGTCATtgactgaaaatgtcatatttcatTAAAACAGGCATTTTATTAAAGATGGCATGTTCATGACACACCAGACTAGTTTAATCATTTACTCTGCTGAAGCTGTATTTTCTgttactggtgtgtgtgtgtgtgtgtgtgtgtgtgtgtgtgtgtgctgaatgcgGTGTGACTGGTCTGACCGGTGTCTCACTAGAGGAATGTTTGAAGACAAAGGCTCAGCATGAGATATTAATCACATGAAACTCAAAATAGAGTCTGAAACTAACatattttgaatatttcaaacacattcagatttgattgatttctttcccagatTGCAGCGACTgctttaaaatatgaaacattaatgtttcaggagtttaggacacatgACTGTTC from Carassius carassius chromosome 17, fCarCar2.1, whole genome shotgun sequence includes the following:
- the LOC132160653 gene encoding osteocalcin 2b-like; this encodes MKTLSLLSVCALLSVCASMGVYTEADPADEPAAEVVLPPTGAPADSDSSSASSSASDSDSASSESDSTSDSASDSASDSASDSASDSASDSSSSSSESNSVSAEGTPAPHVLLKRDVAASLLRHRRAGAPAAKLSLQQLESLREVCEVNLACEHMAETAGIIAAYTAYYGPIPY